Proteins from one Mucilaginibacter jinjuensis genomic window:
- a CDS encoding ImuA family protein, with the protein MPEARQDIISRLQKDILQWEGYRAPDAGTNQKLGLGPVESAFPNGVFPVAAVHELVCHNTEQAAACGGFITGVLSGLIQKGGVCVWIGRAGQLFAPALRAFGLEPDRVIFVSLTKDKDALWVMEEALKCTGLIAVVCELQEMDFKQSRRLQLAVEQSRVTGFVLRNAAAKLGSTACTARWRIKPLPSADLNGLPGLGYLRWQVELLKVRNGQTGKWIMEWNEAGFKPVETELIKQERQVG; encoded by the coding sequence ATGCCCGAAGCCCGTCAAGATATTATCAGCCGGCTGCAAAAAGATATTTTGCAATGGGAGGGGTATAGGGCTCCGGATGCCGGTACTAACCAAAAGTTAGGCCTTGGCCCGGTAGAATCGGCTTTTCCCAACGGGGTTTTCCCGGTGGCTGCCGTACACGAACTGGTTTGCCACAATACTGAACAGGCCGCTGCCTGCGGCGGCTTTATTACGGGCGTTTTATCAGGCCTGATACAAAAGGGCGGCGTATGTGTCTGGATTGGACGCGCTGGTCAATTATTTGCCCCAGCATTAAGGGCTTTTGGCCTCGAGCCGGATAGGGTAATCTTTGTCAGTCTTACTAAAGACAAAGACGCCCTATGGGTGATGGAAGAAGCCTTGAAATGTACCGGGCTGATTGCCGTGGTCTGCGAACTGCAGGAAATGGATTTCAAACAATCGAGGCGCTTGCAATTGGCTGTAGAGCAAAGCCGCGTGACCGGTTTTGTGCTGCGTAACGCAGCCGCCAAATTAGGTTCGACTGCCTGTACTGCCCGCTGGCGGATCAAACCCTTACCCAGCGCAGATCTGAACGGCTTGCCGGGTTTAGGTTATCTCCGCTGGCAGGTGGAGCTATTGAAAGTACGTAACGGGCAAACCGGGAAGTGGATCATGGAATGGAACGAAGCCGGCTTTAAACCGGTGGAGACAGAACTCATCAAACAAGAAAGGCAGGTAGGGTGA